TTTTTCAATTAGAACGTTTATTTGAAGAGTTAAGAGATAATCAAATGATATTTGAAACGCCTATTGTAGCATCCTTACAAAAATGGTTTACAGAAAGAGTTGAAGAAGCAAACCGAGTAATAAAAAGAGAGGGTGGTTTTGAGTTAGAACTACAAGCAGGAACGCCAAAGTTTCTAAGTTTTCTTTCTATTACTTCAAAAATAAAAGCAAACCTCTTGGGAAGCAAAGAAAATGCAAAAAAATTACGTACTGTTTTTAAAAATAATTTTAGAGAATTTGCCTTATTGACTAACAATTTTATTGGAGAGATAAATATGTATCTTCGTAATAATGATAAAGCAAAAGAAATTTTATTCATTGTAGATGGATTAGAAAAAACAGCAAGTTTAGATATTCGTAAAAAATTGATTGTAGAAGAGTCTGAACGAATTAAACAAATAAAAGTAAATTCTATATTTACACTTCCTGTAGAGCTTATGCCTGAAGGTAGAAAATTAGAATCTTTTAGTACACTTGTATCTTTTCCTTTTGTAAAAATTATAAATAAAGATGGTTCTATTGTAGAACAAGCGATTAAGAAATTTATAGAGTTTACTTACAAAAGAATAGATAAAAGTCTTTTTGATAGCGAGGATACAGTCAGAAAAGCAATTATGATTGGAGGAGGATCGCCTCGTGAATATTTGCGTGTTTTGGAATATGCTAATTATTTTATAGAAGAAGAAAAAGGGGTAATTGATGAAATGGCTCTTCAAAAAGGAATAAAAAAACTCGCTGCACAAATTTCTCACTACATTTCAGAGGAAGATCTAGAACTTTTGAAACTACTTAGGAAAAATAATGAGCAACAAATAGATACCCCTTATGGAGAAAAATGGCACGACCTTATCGAAAAATTGATTATTTTAGAATATAATGATGGAACATACAAACGTGTAAATCCAATAGTAGAAGAATCTAATCTTTACAAGCAATATGTACTAGAAGCCGAATAAATTTTATGACAGATTATAACGAGAAATATACAGAAGAAATAAACTTGCTTTTTAAAGCCTTGCGAACAGATGGTTTTCGTTTTGTCATTGTCAAATACAATCACTATTCACTTGTTCAAAAGCTAAAAGCAGATGTAGAAAATAAATTTCCTACTCGTTCTAGTTTTACTATTGATGCAGAAAAAACAGATTACAAAACCTTTGTAGAGAGTTATTACAATCTAAAAGAAGGTTTTTTTTTCGTAGAAAATTTTGATAAAATCTTAGAAAACCCAGAACTCTATGCAGGAATAAATCAACGTAGAGATAAATTAGCGAATTATCCAATTGCTTTGATTGCTTTTATTTCTCCTTCTGCGCCTGTTTTGTATGCTCGTCAGATTATGGAAAAAATGCCTGACTTGTGGTCGTTTCGGTCTTTGATGATTGAGTTGGAGAAAGAACAAGTAAAATCAGAAAAAATATCACTTGAAAATATCTTAGAACACAACATTAAAATTAGTTCTTTAGGAGGAAATACTAGAGAAGAAAAAATAACAGAATTAGAACGATTAGAAAATGTACTAAAAACTATTGATAGGCAGAATGACACTTCTTTATTAGAATCTGTTTTAGAACAAAAAGCTACATTACAAACTGATTTAGGAAGATATAATGAAGCTATTGAAACTTTAGATTTGCTTATTTCTATTGTTTCAGATAAAGAAATAAAGTCAAAACTATTGGTTAATAAGGGAAGAATATATGTAGAAATTGGACATTACGAAAAGGCTTTGAGAACACATAAAAAAAGTTTTGGAGTAGCTAATAATTTATATTCAAAAGGTAATTCATTGTTCCATATAGGAAATACCTATTTGTTAATTGGTAATTATTCAGAAGCTCTAAAGAATATAAAAAAGAGTAACAAGATTTTAGAAAAATTGAATAAGCAAGAACGTAATAAGGATTACATGAAAGCACTATGTTACTCTTATCAGATTACAGGCTTGATATTTTTATCTACAAATAAAAATAAAAAATCTAAAGATTTTTTTGAAAGATTTAATGATTTAGCAAATGATATATACAAATTAGATAATAGTGATGTAGAAATAATGGTATTTTTAGCATCTTATTATCAATATACCAGTTTGATAGAACTAAATGAAAAAAACTTTGAAATAGCATTATATGAATCTCAAAGAATGGCTGTTGCCTATGAATTTTTTCTTGTTAAAGTTCCTAATAATATCACTCTTCAAGTTGGTTACATTTTATCTTATGATAGAATGGCTGATATTAATAGTTTTTTAGGGAACTTTTCAGAAAGTTTAATTCTATATGAAAAAGCCATAGAAATAATTAAAAAATTTGATTTATTTGATTTAACCTCTCAAAGTGCAAATATTATTTTTGCTATCACTTCAATATATTATAAGTTAGGATATACACAGTTAAATTTAGGAAAAATAAATCAATCAAATAATAACCTTCAAATAGCAAGGAAATTAATAATTTCTGTTATTTCAAAAAATACATATCTTAAATACTTTTTTGAAAATAGATTAAATGATATAAATGAAGCTATAATGAAAATACAAAATTTAAAAGCCTAAAACTTCACAACCCCACGAATATTCAAAAAACGCTGTGAAAGACCATTCGGAACGGCAAGTTGAACATCATTTACATAATCGCTTATCCATTGATGCGAAATTATATTTTCTACACCCAAAATATTCAAGACTTCTAAGCCTATCCAAACTGATTTTATACGTTTATCCTCTTCAAAAACTAGAGATTTTGAGAAACCAATATCTACACGACGATACGCAGGATTAGAGAAAAACGAACGGTAATTTTGATTATTGGGCGCACCAAAAGGAACTCCAGAACCAAACAAAAGACGTAAATTTACTCTAAAAGTAGGATTGTCTGGAAAATGGTCTTCAAAAAATATAGTTGCTGTTACTCGCTGGTCAGACGGACGACGAACAAAATCACGTTCATCAAAGTCTACATTTTCTTTTGTCTGTAAATAAGACAAACTAAACCAAGATTCTGTACCTTTAATAAACTCGCCACTAATGCGAGAGTCAATTCCCCAAGCATATCCTTTTGCACCATTGGTTGCATAATAACGCAATCGCATATTATCTACATCATACGGAATTAGATTTGAAATTTGTTTGTAATAACTCTCTACAATGAGTTTAAAAGGGCGTTTTTGAAATTTAAAATCCCAATCCATACTTCCAATAAGATGAACAGAACGCTGCGCCAAAAGTGATTCATTAATCTCTCCTGCAAAATTTCGTAGCTCACGATAAAATGGCGACTGCTGATAAACTCCTACTGCAAGCCCAAACTGAATATCTGCTTTCCAGTCGGGTTGATATTTATATTGAAGACGTGGACTGATAAAAGTTTGTCCATTTAATGACCAATTATGAATACGAACACCAAGAGTTACATTGTGCCACTCGGCTGTATCTGTTCCGAAAAAGTGTGAAATCTGAGCATAGCCTTGTGTTCGGATAGAGTTAAGTGTAGTTTTGGTATCGACAAAGTAGCTTATATCTTCAAAACCTGCTGAATCTAATACTTTATATTCATAGAGTTCGTCATTTATATTTTCGCTCTTTATTTCTCCTCCAAATTCTACCATTGTTCGGTTTCCTAATTGCAACGAAGAACGATTTTTAAAGGAATAAATTTGTGCATTCAGCGCATTACGAGCATAAAAATACTCTGAAGCTGCACCACGAATTAATGTACTTTTATTAAAATTATCTGATGTAATATCATTATTTACATCACTTAAACGATATGAACCTTCTGTATCCACAAATTCTCGTTCTTGTGTGTCTACTCCTGAAAGTGTAAAATCCATTGAAAAATTTTGAGAGAATTTTTGAGTAAGTCGCAAAGCTGATTGATATGTTGTATAATACATCAATTCTTCGCCTACATAATTTACAAAAAAACGAACCTGCTCATCAAAAGTACCAAAAGTAGTTTCTCTACTTGAAGGAAAAACACGGTAACTATTTTGAGAATAAGCCGTTAGAAGACTAATTGTAGTGTTTTTGGCTTTATTTTTAAAATTTCCATTTTTATCTAATTTTCCTAGTTTATAACTCAAAAGAGATTGAAAATCAGTAAAACGAGGTTGATATTCACCTTTTGTTTCTAATGTATTTAATAGATAACTTAAATCTTTATGACGAATACCTGCCAAATATGAAAAGCGTTTTGATTTATTTGTGCCTTCTAGGTGTGCATTTCCTCCCAAAAGTCCAATGGAAGCCGAACCAGCAAAAGAAGTAGGCGTTTTGTAATCTACATTCAACACAGAGGAAAGTTTGTCGCCCCATTTTGCTTGCCAACCACCTGCTGAAAATTCTACCTTTTTTACCAAATCAAGATTGACAAAACTAAGTCCTTCCTGCTGCCCCGAACGAACTAAAAAAGGACGGTAAATCTCTATTCCATTTACATAAATTAAATTTTCTTCATAATTTCCACCACGTACTGAATAAGCTGAAGAGAGTTCGCTATTACTGACAATTCCTAAACCGAGTGTAACCAAAATCTGTGAGAATTCTCCTGTTCCTGTTGGAGTAGCCTCTACTTTGGTTGGATCAAGAATTATTTTACTAATTTCTCTATCATCATTATTTAATTTTGCTGTAATTTCAACAGCTTTTAACTCTTCATATTCTGAAAGACGAATGCTATATTTTTGATACGATTTCAAGACTATTTTTTGACGGAATGTTCTGAATTCTGGATGTTGAGCTGCTAGAGTAACCTCTTTATTCAGAAATTCTTTTGAAAAATCTGAAGAGGATTCTAATCTAAAATTGCCTAAAGAATCCGTTTGGACAGCTTTTCCTTCTTCCAAAATTCCAATAGAAGCATTTTGAACAGGATTTTTGAGTGAATCCAGTACTTGTCCTTCAATTATTATTGTATTTTTATTATTTTGAGCAAATCCAAAAGAAGAAATACAACATAATATTAGAAGTAAATTAGAACAGAAAAAATAACTTAGAACAGATTGATTTTTTATAATAGGTTTCAAAATACGCAGGTTTTTTGTGGAAATAATCAATTTCAAAAATACGCTTATTTTATCAAAAAAAGTAGCAGAGAAATAAAATTCAAGTTTTGTAGTAAACTTATTTTTTTGTTAATGAGCTAAAATTAGTATCAAAGTTGTAAGTAGTAGTATGACGATTCTAATAAAATACACTATCTATTCTTAATCCTATTATTTTTTTTAAATTCTCAATTTGCATGAAAAATTTATTTATGTGCTTTTCAAAACTATCTTTTTTAGTTTTATTTTTTAGTTTTATTTTTAGTTTGGCTTTAGCACAAAGCGAAGAAACAAAAAATTGTAATGGGTATTTTGCTCATCAAGCAGGTACAAAAATGGAACTTACTATCTATGATAAAAAAGATAAAGTCAGTCAGACCTTGAAGTATCAAGTAAAGAATAATACACCTACTTCAACAGGCAGTATTATATTATTTAACAATCAAATTTGTGACAA
This is a stretch of genomic DNA from Bernardetia sp. MNP-M8. It encodes these proteins:
- a CDS encoding tetratricopeptide repeat protein; this translates as MTDYNEKYTEEINLLFKALRTDGFRFVIVKYNHYSLVQKLKADVENKFPTRSSFTIDAEKTDYKTFVESYYNLKEGFFFVENFDKILENPELYAGINQRRDKLANYPIALIAFISPSAPVLYARQIMEKMPDLWSFRSLMIELEKEQVKSEKISLENILEHNIKISSLGGNTREEKITELERLENVLKTIDRQNDTSLLESVLEQKATLQTDLGRYNEAIETLDLLISIVSDKEIKSKLLVNKGRIYVEIGHYEKALRTHKKSFGVANNLYSKGNSLFHIGNTYLLIGNYSEALKNIKKSNKILEKLNKQERNKDYMKALCYSYQITGLIFLSTNKNKKSKDFFERFNDLANDIYKLDNSDVEIMVFLASYYQYTSLIELNEKNFEIALYESQRMAVAYEFFLVKVPNNITLQVGYILSYDRMADINSFLGNFSESLILYEKAIEIIKKFDLFDLTSQSANIIFAITSIYYKLGYTQLNLGKINQSNNNLQIARKLIISVISKNTYLKYFFENRLNDINEAIMKIQNLKA
- a CDS encoding TonB-dependent receptor; this translates as MKPIIKNQSVLSYFFCSNLLLILCCISSFGFAQNNKNTIIIEGQVLDSLKNPVQNASIGILEEGKAVQTDSLGNFRLESSSDFSKEFLNKEVTLAAQHPEFRTFRQKIVLKSYQKYSIRLSEYEELKAVEITAKLNNDDREISKIILDPTKVEATPTGTGEFSQILVTLGLGIVSNSELSSAYSVRGGNYEENLIYVNGIEIYRPFLVRSGQQEGLSFVNLDLVKKVEFSAGGWQAKWGDKLSSVLNVDYKTPTSFAGSASIGLLGGNAHLEGTNKSKRFSYLAGIRHKDLSYLLNTLETKGEYQPRFTDFQSLLSYKLGKLDKNGNFKNKAKNTTISLLTAYSQNSYRVFPSSRETTFGTFDEQVRFFVNYVGEELMYYTTYQSALRLTQKFSQNFSMDFTLSGVDTQEREFVDTEGSYRLSDVNNDITSDNFNKSTLIRGAASEYFYARNALNAQIYSFKNRSSLQLGNRTMVEFGGEIKSENINDELYEYKVLDSAGFEDISYFVDTKTTLNSIRTQGYAQISHFFGTDTAEWHNVTLGVRIHNWSLNGQTFISPRLQYKYQPDWKADIQFGLAVGVYQQSPFYRELRNFAGEINESLLAQRSVHLIGSMDWDFKFQKRPFKLIVESYYKQISNLIPYDVDNMRLRYYATNGAKGYAWGIDSRISGEFIKGTESWFSLSYLQTKENVDFDERDFVRRPSDQRVTATIFFEDHFPDNPTFRVNLRLLFGSGVPFGAPNNQNYRSFFSNPAYRRVDIGFSKSLVFEEDKRIKSVWIGLEVLNILGVENIISHQWISDYVNDVQLAVPNGLSQRFLNIRGVVKF